From Solibaculum mannosilyticum:
CCGAAGCGCCTGGTCCAGGGCGTGGACGGGACCATCTCCCTCGGCGGCCGAGATGCTGAGCTGTCCGTTGACCCGGATTTTGATGGTGGCCGTGGCCGAATTGCCGGTGTCGTCCACCGGTTGTTCGTCCAGGATCTTGTAGCTCACCAGCTCAAAGCTGGGGGAATACCGATGCAGCTCCTTTCGCACCACAAGGTCAAAGCTGGCGTCGGCCCCTTCAAACTGATAACCTTCCATTTCCATCTGCTTGAGGCGGTCGATGATGCAGCGGATCTCCAGGGAATCACGGTCAAGGCCGGGGCACAGTTTGTGGATGCGGCGCAACACCGCTGTACGCCCCGTCTGTTCTGACATCAAAAACCGCCGTTCATTGCCCACCACATCGGGGCTGACGTGCTCAAAGGAACAGGAGTTCTTGAGCACCCCGTCGGCATGCATGCCCGCCTTGTGGGCAAAGGCCGATGCGCCCACATAAGGGGTGGTATTGGGAAGCTGTAGATTTGCCACTTCGGCCAGTTCCCGTGCTGTTTGGGTGAGACCGGAAAGATTCTCCTCCGGGATGCACTGAACTCCCATTTTAATTTGTGCATTGGCGATAACGGTGGACAGATTGGCGTTGCCGCACCGTTCCCCAAACCCCAAATAAGTGCCCTGCACCTGGACAGCTCCGGCTTCCACCGCCGCCATGGAGCCTGCCACCGCCACGCCGGAATCGTTGTGGCAATGGATGCCCACCTTGACCTCCGGGAACCTCTCCACCACCAACCGGGTCACCTCTTTGATTTCTTCCGGGAAGCATCCGCCGTTTGTGTCGCACAGCACCACTGTTTCAGCGCCACCCTCCACGGCGGCGGCAAGGGCGTCCATGGCGAACTGGGGATTGTGACGGTATCCGTCAAAGAAGTGTTCGGCGTCAAAAAACACCCGTTTCCCCTTGCTCTTCAGATAGGCCACGCTTTCCCGGATCATATTGAGATTTTCCTCCAGTGTAGTGCCCAAGATCTCGGTAACGTGCAAATCCCAGCTTTTTCCGAAGATACAGCACACCGACGTACCGGCCTCCAAAAGGGAATTGAGGCTCTTATCCTCCTCGGCCCGGATGCCTTTGCGCCGGGTGGAACCAAAGGCCACCAAAGTGGCGTGTTTCAATTTGCATCTCTCCACCTCCCGAAACAGTTCCATGTCCTTGGGATTGGAGCCGGGATTCCCCGCTTCGATGTAAGGAATGCCCAGTTCATCCAGCAGCCGGACGACCGCCAATTTATCCTCCACCGAAAAGGAGATACCCTCCCCTTGACTGCCGTCCCGCAGGGTGGAATCAAAGATTTCAAGTGACTTGTTCATGCGAAAAACCTCCTTGTCCGCTGGAACCATCCACGGTCATTACGCGCCGGGACGACTGGTCCCATCGTGGTCAGAGATGGAACCATCCCCGCGTTCCAGAGCGGTGATGCCGGTGCGGGCCATTTCCACCACCGGGTATTTCTGTAGATTTTGGATGAGTTCGTCGATCTGTCCGCTTTGGCCGGTGGCCTCAATGGTGATGGTGTGATGACTGATGTCCAGAATACGGGCGCCGTGCCGGTAGGCGATGTGCAGAGCGTCGGAACGCTGCCCATTGTCCACCCGGATCTTAACCAGCAACAGCTCGCTGTGAGAAGCGTCCTCCTTGGTCAGCAGAGACACCTTTTTTACATCCTCCAGCTTCATAAGCTGGCACATGACCTGCCGGATCTGAGACCGATCCCCCGTCATAGCGATGGTCATGCGGCTGGTTTTGGGATCTTCTGTCGTACAAGCGGTCAAGCTTTCAATGTTAAATCCACGGCGGTTAAAAAGGCCGGTGATGCGCAGCAATACGCCGGGATGGTTGTTGGCCAAAGCCGATAAAATCACTTTTTCTTCCATGGGGAAACCTCCTTAAACCGTGGGATCGGGCATGGTCATCATGATGGCGTCGGCCGATGCTCCCGGCGGAATCATGGGAAGGGCGTTGCAGTCGGGGGAAATCCGGCAGTCTACCACCACCGGTTTGCCCAGCGCCAATGCTTTTTCCACAACCGTCTCCACTTCCTCCGGCTTTGTAATGCGCATGCCGGTGACGCCAAAGGCCTCCGCCAACTTTACCAGATCGGTTTTGCGATGGGGATCGGTCTGGGAAAACCGATATCCGTAAAACAGCTTCTGCCACTGGCGAACCATACCGAGGACGCTGTTGTTCATGACCATCACCACAACCGGCAGCTCGTAGGAGGCCAAAGTCGTCAATTCGTTGAGGTTCATGTGGAAGGACCCGTCCCCTGTGAACAGCACCACCTTGCGTCCCGGATTGGCCACCTTGGCGCCGATGGCTGCGCCCAATCCGTAGCCCATGGTGCCCAGTCCGCCGGAGGTGGCAAAGGTGCGGGGACGGTTAAACCGATACCGCTGGGCCACCCACATCTGATGCTGCCCCACATCGGTCACCATAATATCATCGTCACAGGTACGGGCTCTCACTGCGTCGATGATGGCCATGGGATCGGGATATTCCCCGTTGTCCTGGGGCGGCACCGGATGTCCTGCCTTCCAATTCTCCATCTCTTTGAGCCAAGCATCGTGACGTTCCTCCGGAATTCCCTGGCTTAAGCTGCCCAGCAGCTGTTTTAGATCCCCCACCAGCGAATAGGCGGTGTGGACGTTTTTGTCAATCTCCGCTGGATCAATATCCAGATGCAAAATCTTTGCCTGAGAGGCAAATTGCTTGCGATCTCCCGCCACACGGTCGGAGAATCGCGCTCCCGCCACCAACAGGAGATCCGCCTCTTGGGTGGCTTTGTTGGCGGCATAGGTGCCGTGCATCCCGATCATACCGGCGAAAAGTCGATGATCGGCCGGGAACCCGCCCAGTCCCATGACCGAGCAGCACACCGGCGCCTGCAATTTCTCCGCCAGTTTAATAAGTTCCTCTGTGGAGCCGGACGAGATAACACCGCCGCCTGCGTAAATGAGAGGACGTTTTGCCTCTTTGAGCATCTGAACCGCGTTTTGTACCGCCTCCTCTTTCATCGCCGGGAGAGAAGCAGGCGGTCGTTCGGCCGGTGTATACTCTGTCACAGCGGCGGTGATGTCCTTGGGCACGTCGATGAGCACCGGGCCGGGACGTTTGGACACTGCAATGCGGAAGGCCTCCCGGATGGTGTTTGCCAGATCCTCCACCCGTTTCACCACAAAGTTGTGCTTGGTGATGGGCATGGTGATGCCGGTGATATCCACCTCTTGGAAGGAATCCCGTCCCAGCAGATCCACCGCCACGTTTCCAGTGATGGCCACCATGGGGACCGAATCCATATAGGCCGTGGCGATGCCGGTGACCAGATTGGTGGCGCCGGGACCGGAGGTGGCGATAACCACGCCGGTTTTGCCGGTAGTACGGGCATATCCGTCGGCGGCATGGGAGGCGCCTTGTTCATGGGCAGTTAGGACGTGGCGGATCTTATCACTATATTCATATAGGGCGTCATAAATGTTGAGTACAGCGCCGCCCGGGTATCCAAACACGGTGTCCACACCCTGTTCCAGCAGACACTCCACTATAATCTGTGCGCCAGTTTTCTTCATCGCTTTAAACCTCCCGTTACTCTGAACCATAGCATTTCATCGACTTTTCCGCACAAAAAACGCCTTCATCTCACATAAGAGACGAAGGCGTAAAAAGCTTTCGCGGTACCACTCTAATTTGCTCCCTCAACGGGGAACCCCTCTGAGACATCGGGCCGAATTCACTTCAGCCGAATATCCACCCCGTTAACGGAGGGTCAACCGTTCTCACCTACTACCCATCTTCCATGGGATTGGGCGGAAGGCTCAGGGGTGATTTTCACAACAACTCAGCCACTGCCTCGCACCATCCGGCAGCTCTCTGGCAACTGACATTGCCCTACTCTTCCCCATCACAGCCTCTAAAGCATGTATTATTTTTTCATTATGATACTCGCCTTGTGGTATTTTGTCAAGCATTAATTTTTGCTTTTTCACTCTTCCATTCTATTTTTCACCGGACGCTCAAAAAAACACCTGCCCTTTTTGAGCAGGTGTTTTTGGCTTATTTTACAGTTCTCCCGTTACCACGACCGGAAGAAGGGCGGGAACATAGCCGCCAGCGCCCAGCATGCTTGGAACAACAGCACCGCCACAGGCGTCAACATGGCGAGGCTGGAGTAAAGACTTAAAAAGGCCACCAACACAAAGCTGATCAATACGCCCACCGTCTGGATAATCGTAGAGGACTGAATGCTCCTTTTCAGCTTAAAACAGGACGAAATAGCCGATAAAAGCGGTTCGATAGCGCCGTCTGAAGCGATGCCACATTCCTCTTCCGGACGATCTATTACCTTTTCCTCATATTCCAAGCTGGCTGCGGCCTGGAGTACAACCACCTGCTTGGGCTCCACTTCCAAAGCCTCCGACAACATCTCACTGCTGATGTTGGGATCATTTGCATGTACCAGCAGCGTCATACCGCTGTCGACCAGACGCTGGAGTTCCTCCCTGGTCTCACTGCTCAAAATATACGTCACCACAAACATGGCGCTGAGCACACCGCCGCTGCACAAATACACCAATCTGCGGCGGTTTTTGGCATACCGGCGTTCATAATCCATGGAGGGCGGCTCGATGCCGTGATTGCGAAGCAGTTCCCGATTACCCACCAGGACGCGTCGGCCATCCACCCATCCAGAGAGGCCCATGCCTTGCTCGTAAACGGGAGATTCCACTTTGGGCAAAATCTCCTTCCTATCCTGAATCACCTGGTCAAATACCGGTGAAAGAGGGCCCTTCAACGCATTGACCAAAGCAGCGGTATCCAAAATGGCCTGATCCACTCGGCCGTCCCCGAATGTCTTAATGCCGTTGAGAACCACCTGTCCTGGTCCAAACAATTGACCGGCATCCACCGCTACCGCACAGGTATCCAGCATCTGATCGGCCGCCATGTAGTCGGTGAGCACACCGCCGCGGGCCGTCAATCGTTTTGCAATCCTCCGCAGCGGCCAGTTGCCTGCCACCAATGATACCACCGGTACGCACAGACAACACACCGCCACAAAAGCTGAAATACTTTCAATCAAGCCTTGACCCATCAGGTATGAGCTGACGCCTACAGCAATTCCGCCGATAAGCACAGCCGGGAAGGTAGCGCCTCCCACCCGGGCACAAGGATCCTCCCGATAAGAGTGATCCAAAAAGCTGGAAAGAAAAGAGACTTTCACTGGAGCCGCTACCGTAGTGCCGCGGCGCATACCCCGCATCAAATGGGAGAGTTCCTCCTCTGGGAGGGAGATCACACACTCCTTATCCCCTGGTTTATGCACCATCTGGAAGTTGAGACGAATACGGGAAACCATTCCCAGTTTTCCTATCGTGTTCATGAGCAAAACCAGTACAGCCGCAGCGTTATAAAGATACAATTTTCCACTTGCGATATAAGAGGGGTAAAACAGCATCAAAATCGAATGCATCAGCGTAATGACCGTGGCAAACGCCGCCGGCGCATCAGGAGATGCCCTCAGGCGGAAGGCCCCGCCAATGCCGCTGGTAATAACCGGTGCCGATGCGATGGCTGCCACTACCGTGATACAGGTTTGGATCACAATATACAAAATCGGATTTTGCGTGACCAGGGATGTAATTTCCAAAGATCCCCCCAAGAAAGGGGTGACAATCGGCAATAAGGAAAGTCCAATAAGACCCAGAAGACAGAGCAATAGTACCACAAATCGAACGCGTAATGTCACCGTCTGATATTTGAGTTCTTTTCCAATGATAGGCGCTTGATCGTAATCGGTGAAATCCTCAATATCATCCGGTTCTTTGGGGAGAGGCGGCTGTTGCTTGGGTTTTGGCGGCTCTTTCTGGGCTGCGATTTTCTTTCGCTGCTGTTTGACTGCCTCTTCCCACCGTGTATTCTCCGTAGGCTCTACCACCTGTGTCTCCGCCTCGTCAGGGACTTCTCTCCTTCTTTTCTTTGGGGATGGGCCTACTTTTTGTGTCGGAGCATTGTCGATACTTTCGGTCCTCTGTTGTGTAGGTACGTCGTTCCCTTTCGGAACGGATGGTTTTAAATGAGCGGGAGATACCGTCTCTTGTGGTATCTTTTCCTGCTGTTTAGACGGCGCTTCCTCTTTGGGAGAGAGGGAGGAAACCTCTCTCTTCTCCTCACGAGAAGGAGAAGGTTCCTCAGGGGGAATCACAATAGGACATTCATCCTTTTGTTCCCGCCTACTCATTTCACGGACTTCTTTGATAATATCATCTAAGGAGAAATTCTCTTCAGGCCCCTGATTTCCCATTTCGTCGTTCCAACGATCCTGCAACCAAAACACCTCCGTGTTAAAATTGGATTGTTTCGTCAAACCTCGTCTATTGGCCCAGATTCAACCGCTGACGGGCCACTTCATATAGTAAGATGCCGGCCGCCACCGATACATTCAGAGAACTGATTTTTCCTCTCATGGGCAGCGACAGTACAAAATCACATTTTTCCTTGACCAGGCGTCCAATGCCTTTTCCCTCCGACCCGAGCACCAGTGCCACTGGGCCTTTCAGATCGGTTTCACACCATGTGGAGCCGTCCATATCCACCGCATAAATCCAGACGCCTCGCTCTTTGAGTTCTTCCAGCGCAGCCGGGATATTGGCTACCCGGGCCACGGGGACGTATTCAAGGGCCCCGGCCGCCGCTTTGGACACTGCCAACGTCAGCCCGGCCGAACGGCGTTTTGGCACGATGATTCCATGAGCGCCGGATGCTTCGGCCGTACGCACGATGGCGCCTAAATTATGAGGATCCTCAATGTTGTCCGCCACCACGATGAGGGGTGGTTCTCCCCGGCTCTCAGCCAAGGCAAAAATGTCGTCCAATGTGGCGTACTCCTGCTGTGCCACCAGCACCGCCACCCCTTGATGGGTGGTTCCGCCGCACACAGCATCCATCTTCCGGGAATCAATTTCCTTGACAGGGATGCCGCGCTTACGGCATTGGGCTACAATATCGCCGCATTCTTTTGTCCGCTGCCCTTTGGCCACCAAAAGGCTATCAATCGGACGTCCGGAGCGAAGTGCTTCCCGGACACTATTTCGTCCCGCGATGGTTTCCTGGCGGTATTCCATACGACAATCCCTTTCCTGAAGCCCATGGGCCTCTTCTTAAAATAAATCATTCAATCTTTAAAATTATACCATACTCGCCCTTGAATGCAAACATTTCTCAAGATGTTCTAACTGAAATTTCCAATCTTCCTGTATAGAAACCCCTCCTGTTCAGGTTTGGCTATGGAACCCCTCCATATTCGGTTTCTCCAAAAGAAAAAAGCGGTTCTGGCACATGCCAAAACCGCTTTCCTTATATTTCCATTCAAATTAGTCGTTCCTACGGCGAGGGGGACGGTTGCCCATAGGCGGGCGGCTGGGACGACGGGGCGAAGTCGGGGGTACGTCGTTCTCCGGCACAGCGCCTTCCACTTCGATGAGAGCATCCCGGCGGGAGAGGTTGAGGCGGCCCTGGGAATCGATCTCGGTCACCTTGACGATGACTTCATCGCCCACGTTGACCACGTCTTCCACCTTCTCCACACGCTTGACATCCAGACGGGAGATGTGAACCAGTCCCTCTTTGCCGGGGGCGATTTCCACAAAGGCGCCAAAGGTCATCAGACGTGTAACTTTGCCCTTATAGATGCCGCCGATCTCGGGGTCCTTGGCGATGGTCTCGATCATGAGCAGAGCGCGTTTGGCGCCTTCCTGATCCATGGACGAGATAAAGACGTTGCCGTCCTCTTCCACATCGATCTTACAATTGCACTCGGCGCACATTTTCTGGATGATTTTACCGCCGGGGCCAATGATATCGCGGATCTTATCCACCGGGATCTTGGTGGACAGCATCTTGGGAGCGTAGGGAGACAGCTCCTTGCGGGGCTCGGCGATGGCCTTGAGCATAACCTCGTCCAAGATATACAGACGGGCTTTGCGTGTCTTTTCCAAAGCGTCCTTGATGATCTCCGGGGTAAGGCCGTCGATCTTCAGATCCATCTGGATGGCGGTGATGCCGGTATGGCTGCCTGCCACCTTAAAGTCCATGTCACCGAAGAAATCCTCCAGGCCCTGGATGTCCACCATGGTCATCCAGCGATCGCCCTCGGTGATGAGGCCGCAGGAAATGCCGGCGATGGGGGTTTTGATCGGGACGCCGGCGTCCATCAGCGCCAAAGTGGAACCGCAGATGGAGCCCTGGGAGGTAGAACCGTTGGAGGACAGCACCTCCGACACCAGACGGATGGCGTAGGGGAATTCCTCCACCGGCGGGATGACCGGTTCCAAAGCGCGCTCGGCCAAAGCGCCGTGACCGATCTCACGACGGCCAGGGCCGCGGCTGGGACGGGTCTCACCCACCGAGTAGGACGGGAAGTTATAATGATGCATATAGCGTTTAAATTCCTGGGGATCGATGCCGTCCAGCATCTGCTGATCGCTGACCGGACCCAAAGTCGCCACGGTGAGCACCTGGGTCTGGCCACGGGTAAACAGGCCGGTTCCGTGTGTGCGGGGCAGGATGCCCACCTCGGCGGCCAGGGGACGGATCTCATTCATGCCGCGGCCGTCCACACGCTTCTGGTCGTCCAGGAGCCAACGGCGCACCACGTATTTCTGGGTTTTATAGAGGCAGTCGTCGATCTTTGCAATGTCGTCGGGATACTGCTCGTCGAACTTAGCGTGAACATCCTCGTAGATGGGCTGGAGACGGGCATCGCGTTCGGCCTTGTCGTCGGTGTCCAGCGCTTTGCGGACGGCCTCAATGGCGTAGGCTTTGATGGCCTCCAGCATCTCAGGATCGGGATCCAGGGAGGGGACCTCCACCTTCTGCTTGCCGATTTCAGCCGTGACGTCCTTGATAAACTGGACGATGGCCTGATTGGCCTCGTGGCCTTTCAGGATGCCTTCCAGCATGACGTCCTCGGGAATCTGGTCGGCACCGGCCTCAATCATGGCCACCTTTTTATCGGTGGAAGCCACGGTGACGGCCATACGGGATTTCTCACGCTGTTCGGCGTTGGGGTTGATGACAAACTGGTCGTCCACATAACCCACCGACACGCCGGAGATGGGGCCGTTCCAGGGGATATCCGAGATGGAAATGGCCATGGATACGCCGATCATGGCGGTGATTTCCGGGGAACAATCGGGATCCACCGACATGACAGTGGCCACCACCGACACGTCGTTGCGCATATCCTTGGGGAACAGGGGTCGGATGGGGCGGTCGATGAGGCGGGAGGTCAAAATGGCCTTATCGGTGGGACGGCCTTCCCTCTTGAGGAAGGAACCGGGGATGCGGCCCACGGCATACAGCTTTTCTTCAAAATCCACCGACAAGGGGAAGAAATCGATGCCGTCCCGGGGCTTTTTGGACATGGTCACCGCGCAGTGCACCACCGTATCGCCGTAGCGGACCATGCAGGAACCGTTGGCCAAACCGGCGGTTTTACCGGTCTCCACCACCAGGGGACGACCGGCCAGCTCGGTGCGGAATACTTTGTAATTCTCAAACAGCATTGTACACATTCCTCCGTTGTTTCATTTCAGGGGGACGGCACGTGTTTAGCAATGAAACAGGCGTTTAAATCCAAATCCCACGGCATGCTTTAAGCGCTTGTTTTACTGCTAACCGCCTCCGTCCTCGCGATGTGTCTGGGCGTATGGGAGTTTGTCAGTAAAGCAATGCAAGGCAGGCGGAAAAAACCGCCTGCCTTCCAAAAAACGACACTTACTTACGGATTCCCAGTTTGCTGATGATGGCGCGGTATCTTTCGATATCCTTCTTCATCAGGTAGTTGAGCAGATTGCGGCGATGACCGACCATCTTCAAAAGGCCGCGGCGAGAATGATGATCCTTCTTATGGACCTTCAGATGTTCGGTCAAATCGTTGATTCTCTTGGTGAGAATGGCGATTTGTACCTCAGGGGAACCGGTATCGCCCTCATGGCGGGCATTGTCCTGAATGACGGTTTGTTTTTCTTCTTTGAGCATCATGGGTACTTCACCTCTTTTTAAAATTACACCCACAAACGAAGCGCATGGCAGAGGAAATTCCCTCTCACAGGGCAGAAAGCCAATGGCTGCGTAAAGGGTCACAGTGGATATTATACCATCGCCCACCACAATTGTAAAGCGCAATTTACTCTATTTTAAGCCCCTGGGAGCAGACGTCCACGCCGCTTTGATCCAGCGCCGCCAATTTGTCGCCGAAAGCATAACCGAGCGCCTCCCCTTCTGGAAACAGGTCGGAGAGGGGCGCCAGTACAAACGCCCTATCCCCCATCCTGGGATGGGGGATATCCAATTCCTCCGTCTCACGCCTCTCCCCTTCGTACAGGAGCAAATCCACATCCAACGTCCTAGGGCCGTTTTGGACGGCGCGTATCCGTCCCATGGAGGCCTCCATGCCCAGTCCCGCCCCCAACAGCGCCTCCGGGGAAAGCTTTGTCTCCACCAAAAGGACGCAGTTTAGAAAATCCGGCTGATTATCGTATCCCACCGGCTTGGTCACGTAAAGCCTTGAGCAATCCACAACCTTTGTCCCGGGCAGACGGTTGAAACTGTCCACAGCCATCTGAAGCTGTTCCCGCGGGCTGCCCATGTTGGCCCCCAGGGCGATAACCGCCTTAGGCATGGTGTATTCCTTCCCGACGCCGGGTGATTTCCACCGCCACCATCTCAAAATCCGCCGGGATAGGGGCCCGCGGCTTCTTGAGGATGACGGTGACCTCCTCTAGATTCTCATACTTCCGGAGTAGCCTGGAAGCCACCTCCTGGGCCGCCCGCTCAATAAGGCGATACTTGCATCCCGTCATGGCATCCCGCACTACATCGCACACTTCGGCATAATTGATGGTATCCTCCACCTGGTCGGTATGACAGGGCTTTTCCAAGTCCACTCCCAGGATGAGATCCAACACAAAGGGTTGTCCCTCCTCCTGTTCCCGATCCAATACGCCGTGGTAAGCAAAGACCCGCAGTCCTGTTATCTTGATCCGATCCATAGAATAATTATCTCCTCCTTATCGTCCTTTTCCCAGCAGGGCATCGATGGTCCGGGCGGCCTGCACCCCTTCAAACACATCGTGAACCCGCAGGATATGAGCTCCACTGAGCTGTGCCGCCGTGTGGACGGCAATGGTTCCTCCCAGACGGCGGTCAGCTGATGCATCAGCCGAGAATGCTGATGTCACCCGTTTGCGGGAGGCCCCTACCAGCCAAGGGTATCCCTCCACCGTAGGGCCGGCTTTGACCAGGGCCAGATTTTCCGCCATGGTCTTGCCGAATCCAATGCCTGGATCCAAACAAATGGCATGGGCCGGCAGTCCATACCCTCTGGCCCGCAATGCCGCTTTGTGAAGAAAATCCCTCACTTCCTCCACGACCCCCCTGGGATAAGCCACCTGTCCGTCAACCTTGGAAGCGTCCCCCGGATGCATGATGACAATAGCGGCATCAGCTGCCGCCACCGTCTCCAGCATCCCCTTATGGGCGCATCCTGAAACATCATTGATGATGTGGGCCCCGGCATCCAAGGCCCACTTTGCCACTTCCGGATAAAAGGTATCGATGGAAATGGGGCAGCTTGTCTCTTTCACAAGAGCTCTTAGCACCGGCTCCATCCTCTCCCACTCCTCATCCGGGCCGATCTCCCGGCAGCCGGGGCGGGTAGACTGGGCGCCGATGTCCAAAATATCGGCCCCCTCCTGTAACATCCGGCAAGCATGCCCCACCGCTTTTTCGGGATCCAAATACCGGCCGCCGTCCGAAAAGGAGTCGGGGGTGATGTTGAGGATTCCCATAATGAGGGTTCGATCGCTTACGTCAAAACAAAATCCTTTGGCGGAAAAATACATCGGTTTCCTCCTCGTCAACGGGTCAGAAGGGCCATGGCCTCGGCGCGCGTCCTGGCATCGGTGCGCATGCCGCCTCGCAGGGCCGACGTCTGGGTCTTGGACCCGGCCGCACGGGCGCCCCGCATGGTCATGCACAGGTGCTCGGCCTCAATGACCACAGCCACTCCCCAGGGCTTTAGCTCCTTCATGATGAAATCGGCCACCGACGCCGTCAGACGCTCTTGAAGCTGCGGGCGTCGGGCATAACAGTCCACAATGCGGGCCAATTTGGACAGACCCAGCACCCGTCCCTCCCGCGGGATGTACGCGATGTGGGCTTTGCCGACAAAGGGAAGCAAATGATGCTCACATACCGAGTAAAGCGGGATATCCCGCACCAATACCATTTCATCGTGATTGGTATCGGTAAAAATCTTCACGTGCCGGCGTGCGTCATCGTGGAGGCCGGAAAAAATTTCCTCATACATCCGCGCCACACGGCTGGGCGTCTCCTGTAAGCCCTCCCGATCCACATCTTCGCCGATGGCGGCCAAAATCTCACGCACCGCCGCTTCAATTCTTGGTTTATCGATCATTCTCCATCCATCCATTCCGCCGCTCTCCTGCGGCCATACTCCATTCCCATCTGCTTTCACGGGGCGAAGA
This genomic window contains:
- the folE gene encoding GTP cyclohydrolase I FolE, whose product is MIDKPRIEAAVREILAAIGEDVDREGLQETPSRVARMYEEIFSGLHDDARRHVKIFTDTNHDEMVLVRDIPLYSVCEHHLLPFVGKAHIAYIPREGRVLGLSKLARIVDCYARRPQLQERLTASVADFIMKELKPWGVAVVIEAEHLCMTMRGARAAGSKTQTSALRGGMRTDARTRAEAMALLTR
- the folP gene encoding dihydropteroate synthase; its protein translation is MYFSAKGFCFDVSDRTLIMGILNITPDSFSDGGRYLDPEKAVGHACRMLQEGADILDIGAQSTRPGCREIGPDEEWERMEPVLRALVKETSCPISIDTFYPEVAKWALDAGAHIINDVSGCAHKGMLETVAAADAAIVIMHPGDASKVDGQVAYPRGVVEEVRDFLHKAALRARGYGLPAHAICLDPGIGFGKTMAENLALVKAGPTVEGYPWLVGASRKRVTSAFSADASADRRLGGTIAVHTAAQLSGAHILRVHDVFEGVQAARTIDALLGKGR